The following proteins come from a genomic window of Rhodoligotrophos sp. CJ14:
- a CDS encoding right-handed parallel beta-helix repeat-containing protein produces MAANRGVPTTGPRSGTQFAQDINNEVRPIWTNVALELGNLVGTGNAIQGAFDPAISSYADQTVFRLKPIHANTGPVVLSANGHMAWPLVDELLEPLQPNALTPGRVYLVSVDLANQRFIIVSGGGAGTAASVAVIKSAEQAAIQAVEGQETTSLTAIANAETNAINDLNTVGAVIVDEAEGARDDAQNFAVSANTSRQLAQAALDALGSAQPFESPMYASTFAAQQATIDTLVSYVRTNGFAQPTDGGAALYKKVGSEPSHAGKFQSSDGAWWELSADQDVSCEMFGAIGDGNTTAGTGTDNTIAIQNAIDFMDLKGGGTVRLGKGIFGINSFVRMKNKVNLAGAGMGATVLYALVDGISIIRLDDTDGSEDIEIKDLTAWGYGDRNPALGEDTSRAIFIGRCQHARIQNVRTIYSRHMGICVRAERAEVLNCEILKTCRDGINVSDVTYALVSGNTVIEAGDDAIALNVFADTTRLIKSHIAILGNRFEKCLGLKVLGARHVIIANNRGRFYYGYGINVSLTNIYTEGRMPKFSVVITNNSLVDGMDSAVIGYGAQGSAIFLSGTRNLGSGGEAITTLIGDYNSATGAFQVPDPFINKGGIDNPRAPNSAILISGNTIKQTLAGMTTFSSSGFGQLWENDGPIDPAVTTLIRTIEGIDLSGLDLDSVTILGNIMNGVRNAVRIQNFTYIKGLLISSNNIFRCTQGISIAAAAALHIEATVTGCLFDIDPYHESSLRTQPLDGTWTSTTNTSWNGIYAQFIRGLVVTNCAFKNCQRNIYAQTALIHASGNRYIWDWSGATPRGIAQVANEFENFSLFQDCNPTSPTFGQFSSVTDSGFMLSNGSMPSAGYFRRGQLVRNNSPALASGKVLLGWMRLTNGNGHVLNTDWSPVYMTST; encoded by the coding sequence ATGGCTGCAAATCGTGGGGTCCCGACTACCGGGCCGCGCTCGGGGACGCAATTTGCCCAGGACATCAACAATGAGGTCCGCCCGATCTGGACCAACGTTGCTTTGGAGCTGGGTAACCTGGTGGGAACGGGCAATGCGATCCAGGGTGCCTTTGATCCCGCGATTTCATCGTATGCAGATCAGACCGTTTTCCGGCTGAAGCCGATCCATGCGAATACTGGTCCGGTGGTGCTCTCCGCCAATGGGCATATGGCATGGCCGCTGGTTGATGAGCTTCTGGAGCCCCTTCAGCCTAACGCCCTCACGCCTGGGCGCGTCTACCTCGTCAGTGTGGATCTGGCCAATCAGCGCTTCATTATCGTGTCTGGTGGTGGCGCGGGCACAGCGGCGTCTGTGGCGGTCATTAAATCAGCCGAGCAGGCCGCGATACAAGCCGTGGAGGGCCAGGAAACCACCTCTCTTACCGCAATCGCCAATGCTGAGACGAACGCCATCAACGATCTAAATACGGTTGGTGCGGTCATAGTCGATGAGGCGGAAGGTGCTCGTGACGATGCTCAGAACTTTGCAGTTTCGGCAAACACGTCCCGGCAGCTCGCGCAAGCTGCTCTTGATGCGTTGGGGTCGGCTCAGCCGTTTGAGAGCCCAATGTACGCCTCCACGTTTGCGGCTCAGCAAGCGACTATCGACACTCTTGTGTCCTATGTCCGCACGAACGGCTTTGCCCAGCCAACAGACGGCGGAGCTGCGCTCTACAAGAAGGTGGGCTCCGAACCGAGTCACGCCGGCAAGTTCCAATCCTCCGATGGGGCCTGGTGGGAGCTATCGGCTGATCAGGACGTCTCTTGCGAGATGTTCGGTGCCATAGGCGATGGAAACACGACTGCGGGAACCGGAACAGACAACACCATCGCCATTCAGAACGCCATTGATTTTATGGACTTGAAGGGCGGGGGGACAGTTCGCCTGGGTAAAGGCATCTTCGGTATCAACAGTTTTGTTCGGATGAAAAATAAGGTGAACTTGGCCGGCGCAGGGATGGGGGCTACCGTTCTGTATGCGTTGGTCGATGGTATATCCATCATCCGGCTTGATGATACGGATGGCTCCGAAGACATTGAAATTAAAGACCTTACTGCCTGGGGATATGGTGATAGAAATCCCGCTCTTGGCGAGGATACTAGTAGGGCTATTTTCATAGGCCGGTGCCAGCACGCTCGCATTCAGAATGTCCGGACTATCTATAGTCGCCATATGGGCATCTGCGTCCGCGCTGAACGCGCCGAAGTCCTCAATTGCGAGATCCTGAAGACTTGTCGTGATGGAATTAACGTCTCTGACGTAACCTATGCGCTCGTCAGCGGTAACACGGTGATTGAGGCGGGTGATGATGCCATTGCGCTCAACGTGTTTGCTGATACTACGCGACTGATCAAGTCTCACATAGCAATTCTTGGAAACCGGTTCGAGAAGTGCTTGGGCCTTAAGGTTCTTGGGGCTCGACACGTCATAATTGCAAACAACAGAGGTCGGTTCTATTACGGCTATGGCATCAATGTAAGCCTTACAAATATCTACACCGAAGGGCGCATGCCCAAGTTCTCAGTCGTGATTACGAACAATAGCCTGGTGGACGGCATGGACAGCGCCGTCATTGGTTATGGGGCGCAGGGATCAGCAATTTTCCTAAGCGGAACGCGCAACCTGGGGAGCGGCGGTGAAGCTATCACAACTTTGATTGGAGACTACAACTCTGCCACCGGCGCATTTCAGGTGCCAGATCCGTTTATCAACAAGGGCGGCATAGATAACCCCCGCGCCCCGAACTCGGCAATCCTCATTTCCGGGAATACGATCAAACAGACGCTGGCTGGCATGACCACGTTCTCGTCCTCAGGCTTCGGTCAGCTTTGGGAAAATGATGGGCCAATTGATCCGGCCGTCACAACGCTCATCCGGACGATCGAGGGCATCGACCTCAGCGGCTTAGATTTGGACTCCGTGACTATCCTCGGCAATATCATGAATGGGGTTCGCAACGCAGTCAGAATACAGAACTTTACATACATCAAGGGACTACTCATATCGAGCAACAACATCTTCAGATGTACCCAGGGCATTTCAATTGCCGCTGCCGCAGCACTTCATATCGAGGCAACGGTCACTGGATGCCTGTTCGACATCGATCCCTACCATGAGTCCTCGTTGCGAACGCAACCACTGGATGGGACTTGGACGAGTACAACGAATACGAGCTGGAACGGCATTTACGCGCAGTTCATTCGCGGACTGGTTGTCACCAATTGCGCCTTTAAGAACTGCCAGCGAAACATCTACGCTCAGACCGCTCTAATTCATGCGAGTGGAAATAGGTATATCTGGGATTGGTCGGGCGCAACTCCTCGCGGTATTGCTCAGGTGGCAAACGAATTTGAAAACTTCAGCCTCTTTCAGGACTGTAACCCGACTTCTCCGACATTTGGCCAGTTCTCATCCGTAACGGATAGCGGTTTCATGCTGTCAAACGGCTCAATGCCCTCGGCTGGCTATTTTCGTAGGGGGCAGCTGGTCAGAAACAATTCACCTGCCTTGGCATCGGGGAAGGTATTGCTGGGCTGGATGCGCTTAACGAACGGCAATGGCCATGTTCTCAATACAGATTGGTCGCCCGTCTATATGACCAGCACTTAA